From the genome of Streptomyces sp. NBC_00659, one region includes:
- a CDS encoding gamma-aminobutyraldehyde dehydrogenase: protein MSTELRRLRNYIDGEFRDAADGRTTEVVNPATGEAYATAPLSGEADVDAAMAAAAAAFPQWRDKTPSERQKALLKIADAFEERAEELIAAEVENTGKPIGLTRSEEIPPMVDQIRFFAGAARMLEGRSAGEYMEGMTSIVRREPVGVCAQVAPWNYPMMMAVWKFAPALAAGNTVVLKPSDTTPASTVLIADILGGILPKGVFNVICGDRDTGRAMVEHPTPAMASITGSVRAGISVAESASKDVKRVHLELGGKAPVVVFEDTDIPKAVEDISVAGFFNAGQDCTAATRVLVQDSIHDEFVAALAKAAAETKTGQPDDEDVLYGPLNNPNQLKQVAGFIERLPAHAKVEAGGQQVGDKGYFYAATVVSGLKQDDEIIQNEVFGPVITVQSFSDEAQAIEWANGVDFALASSVWTKDHGRAMRLSKSLDFGCVWINTHIPLVAEMPHGGFKKSGYGKDLSGYGFEDYTRIKHVMTSLDG from the coding sequence GTGAGCACCGAGCTGCGTCGTCTGCGCAATTACATCGACGGAGAGTTCCGCGATGCCGCCGATGGACGGACCACGGAGGTGGTCAACCCCGCGACCGGCGAGGCGTACGCGACCGCGCCGCTCTCCGGCGAGGCGGACGTGGACGCCGCCATGGCGGCCGCCGCCGCGGCCTTTCCGCAGTGGCGGGACAAGACCCCCTCCGAGCGCCAGAAGGCGCTCCTGAAGATCGCGGACGCGTTCGAGGAGCGGGCCGAGGAACTGATCGCGGCCGAGGTGGAGAACACCGGCAAGCCGATCGGTCTGACCCGGTCCGAGGAAATCCCGCCGATGGTCGACCAGATCCGCTTCTTCGCGGGTGCCGCCCGCATGCTCGAGGGCCGCTCGGCCGGCGAGTACATGGAGGGCATGACCTCGATCGTCCGCCGCGAGCCCGTCGGCGTCTGCGCCCAGGTCGCGCCGTGGAACTACCCGATGATGATGGCGGTGTGGAAGTTCGCCCCGGCCCTCGCGGCGGGCAACACGGTCGTCCTGAAGCCGTCGGACACCACCCCGGCCTCCACCGTCCTGATCGCCGACATCCTCGGCGGCATCCTGCCCAAGGGCGTCTTCAACGTCATCTGCGGCGACCGCGACACCGGCCGCGCGATGGTCGAGCACCCGACCCCGGCGATGGCGTCCATCACCGGCTCCGTCCGTGCCGGCATCTCGGTCGCCGAGTCGGCGTCCAAGGACGTCAAGCGCGTCCACCTGGAGCTGGGCGGCAAGGCCCCGGTCGTCGTCTTCGAGGACACCGACATCCCCAAGGCCGTCGAGGACATCTCGGTCGCGGGCTTCTTCAACGCCGGCCAGGACTGCACGGCCGCGACCCGCGTCCTCGTCCAGGACTCCATCCACGACGAGTTCGTCGCGGCGCTCGCCAAGGCCGCCGCCGAGACCAAGACCGGTCAGCCGGACGACGAGGACGTGCTCTACGGCCCCCTGAACAACCCCAACCAGCTCAAGCAGGTCGCCGGGTTCATCGAGCGCCTGCCCGCGCACGCCAAGGTCGAGGCGGGCGGTCAGCAGGTCGGCGACAAGGGCTACTTCTACGCCGCCACCGTCGTCTCCGGCCTCAAGCAGGACGACGAGATCATCCAGAACGAGGTCTTCGGCCCGGTCATCACCGTGCAGTCCTTCTCGGACGAGGCCCAGGCGATCGAGTGGGCCAACGGCGTCGACTTCGCCCTCGCCTCCTCGGTGTGGACCAAGGACCACGGCCGGGCGATGCGTCTGTCCAAGTCCCTCGACTTCGGCTGCGTGTGGATCAACACCCACATCCCGCTGGTGGCCGAGATGCCGCACGGCGGCTTCAAGAAGTCCGGCTACGGCAAGGACCTGTCGGGCTACGGCTTCGAGGACTACACGCGCATCAAGCACGTGATGACGTCGCTGGACGGCTGA
- a CDS encoding response regulator transcription factor → MRVLVVEDHEELAETVAAGLRREGMAVDLALDGPTALERATVNAYDVVVLDRDLPGVHGDQVCRTLAAGGSRARVLMLTASGTVADRVMGLGLGADDYLPKPFAFAELVARVRALARRAQPALPPVLVRGELRLDPARRQATRGGSGLALSPKEFAVLELLLAAQGAVVSTEELLERAWDEAADPFSQTVKVTVSRLRRKLGEPQLIATVDRSGYRIA, encoded by the coding sequence ATGCGTGTGCTGGTGGTCGAGGACCATGAGGAACTGGCCGAGACCGTGGCCGCCGGGCTGCGCCGCGAGGGCATGGCGGTCGATCTCGCGCTGGACGGGCCCACGGCGCTGGAGCGCGCCACGGTCAACGCGTACGACGTCGTCGTGCTCGACCGCGATCTGCCCGGCGTCCACGGCGACCAGGTGTGCCGCACGCTGGCCGCGGGCGGCAGCCGGGCGAGGGTGCTGATGCTGACCGCGTCCGGCACGGTGGCCGACCGGGTCATGGGACTCGGCCTCGGTGCCGACGACTATCTGCCCAAGCCGTTCGCCTTCGCCGAACTCGTCGCACGGGTACGGGCCCTGGCGCGACGCGCGCAGCCCGCGCTGCCCCCTGTCCTGGTCCGCGGGGAACTGCGGCTCGACCCGGCGCGGCGGCAGGCGACCCGGGGCGGTTCGGGGCTCGCCCTCAGCCCGAAGGAGTTCGCCGTGCTCGAACTCCTGCTGGCTGCGCAGGGTGCCGTGGTCTCCACCGAGGAACTCCTGGAGCGGGCCTGGGACGAGGCGGCCGACCCCTTCAGCCAGACCGTGAAGGTCACGGTGAGCCGGCTGCGCCGCAAACTGGGGGAGCCGCAGCTGATCGCGACGGTGGACCGGTCGGGGTACCGGATCGCATGA
- a CDS encoding sensor histidine kinase, with amino-acid sequence MTDASAGAHRPAPHGTRPRPAPPGRLRWRASRTTSGWPALGGVRWRLAPRSIRWRLTLLYSALFVVAGAALLGFTYLLASRTAPSTAVGGSSFAPGQPGGEGQTPDPPTLTMYAEALRADQLHQLLVEAGVALAVMTFASVALGWLMAGRVLAPLRTMTSAARRISADNLRQRLAVPGPEDELKAMADTFDDVLGRLEGAFEAQKQFVANASHELRTPLTLQQAIVDVALADPGASVESLRAACLRVRAAGQEQERLIDALLTLARSQRGLQCREFVDLAETVRELLPDGGPGTGGPRVRADLGSAPVLGDPQLIERLVVNLADNAVRHNTLGDQESWVQLWTGTEAGRPVLRIDNTGPVIPHDQVAGLFQPFRRLGAERTGTHPRGKGRPRDGLGLGLSIVTAVATAHGGTVEAWPRPRGGLSVRVAFPPCAPPASRPGQAQGRGRAAVARAEFPEPRETDRQGVGPTGD; translated from the coding sequence ATGACGGACGCATCCGCCGGAGCCCACCGCCCGGCCCCGCACGGCACGCGCCCGCGGCCGGCACCGCCCGGCCGCCTTCGGTGGCGGGCATCGCGGACCACCAGCGGGTGGCCGGCCCTCGGCGGTGTCCGGTGGCGGCTCGCCCCGCGCAGCATTCGCTGGCGGCTGACCCTGCTCTACAGCGCGCTGTTCGTGGTGGCGGGGGCCGCCCTGCTCGGCTTCACCTATCTGCTGGCGTCGCGGACCGCGCCGTCGACGGCGGTCGGGGGATCGTCCTTCGCCCCCGGGCAGCCCGGGGGCGAAGGACAGACCCCCGATCCGCCGACGCTGACGATGTACGCCGAGGCCCTGCGCGCCGATCAACTGCACCAGTTGCTCGTCGAGGCGGGCGTCGCGCTCGCCGTGATGACCTTCGCCTCCGTGGCCCTGGGCTGGCTCATGGCGGGACGCGTCCTCGCGCCGCTGCGCACGATGACCTCGGCCGCCCGGCGGATCTCCGCGGACAACCTCCGCCAGCGGCTGGCGGTGCCGGGGCCCGAGGACGAACTCAAAGCCATGGCGGACACCTTCGACGACGTACTGGGGCGGCTGGAGGGCGCGTTCGAGGCGCAGAAGCAGTTCGTCGCCAACGCGTCCCACGAACTGCGCACTCCGCTCACGCTCCAGCAGGCGATCGTGGACGTCGCGCTCGCCGACCCGGGGGCGTCGGTGGAGAGCCTGCGGGCCGCGTGCCTGCGCGTTCGTGCCGCCGGGCAGGAACAGGAGCGCCTCATCGACGCCCTGTTGACCCTCGCGCGCAGTCAACGCGGGCTTCAGTGCAGGGAGTTCGTCGACCTCGCCGAGACGGTGCGGGAGCTGCTGCCGGACGGCGGGCCCGGGACCGGCGGGCCGCGGGTGCGGGCCGACCTCGGCTCCGCGCCCGTGCTGGGCGACCCCCAGCTGATCGAACGCCTGGTGGTCAACCTCGCCGACAACGCCGTACGGCACAACACCCTTGGGGACCAGGAGAGCTGGGTCCAGCTGTGGACCGGGACGGAGGCGGGGCGCCCGGTCCTGCGGATCGACAACACCGGCCCGGTGATCCCGCACGACCAGGTGGCCGGACTCTTCCAGCCGTTCCGGCGGCTGGGAGCGGAACGGACCGGGACGCACCCGCGCGGGAAGGGCCGCCCCCGCGATGGCCTCGGGCTCGGCCTGTCCATCGTCACGGCCGTCGCCACCGCCCACGGCGGCACGGTCGAGGCATGGCCCCGTCCGCGCGGCGGCCTGTCCGTGAGGGTCGCGTTCCCGCCGTGCGCACCGCCCGCGTCGAGGCCGGGCCAGGCGCAGGGCCGGGGACGGGCGGCCGTCGCGCGCGCGGAGTTCCCGGAACCCAGGGAAACGGATCGACAGGGTGTCGGGCCGACGGGCGACTGA
- a CDS encoding polyamine ABC transporter substrate-binding protein produces MPVNRKTSPPSRRSLLRALGGGAALGALAGCGVPAAYVGPGERAGVDLSATDKRLTWANWPLYIDTDDEDSTRRPTLEAFGKRTGISVDYIEEINDNDEFFGKISPSLMNHQRTGRDLIVISDWMCARFVRLGWVQEMDRSRQPNVVKYLDPLLSSPAFDPGRKSSVPWQSGITGIAYNRRRVGREIRHVSDLWADDLKGRVTLLSGLDEAFALLMQGNGVDITKWRADDFHQVCDQVEKQVRRGQIRRFTGNDYIKDLAGGDVLACQAYSGDVIQLQADDPDIRFVVPEEGAELWAESLMIPDLARHKANAEKLVDYYYEPEVAAELAAWVNYVCPVPAAQAILASSKDKDTAALAEDPLIFPDTTMRRRLAIARDITATERTEFAKRWNAIAGL; encoded by the coding sequence GTGCCAGTGAATCGGAAGACCTCGCCCCCCTCCCGCCGGTCCCTGCTGCGCGCCCTGGGCGGCGGTGCCGCGCTCGGAGCGCTCGCGGGATGCGGGGTACCGGCGGCGTACGTGGGACCGGGCGAGCGGGCCGGAGTGGACCTCTCCGCCACGGACAAGCGGCTGACCTGGGCGAACTGGCCCCTGTACATCGACACCGACGACGAGGACAGCACCCGGCGGCCGACGCTGGAGGCGTTCGGGAAGCGCACCGGGATCTCCGTCGACTACATCGAGGAGATCAACGACAACGACGAGTTCTTCGGCAAGATCAGCCCGTCCCTGATGAACCACCAGCGGACCGGCCGCGACCTCATCGTCATCAGCGACTGGATGTGCGCCCGTTTCGTCCGGCTCGGCTGGGTCCAGGAGATGGACCGGTCCCGGCAGCCGAACGTCGTCAAGTACCTGGACCCGCTGCTGAGTTCGCCCGCCTTCGACCCCGGCCGCAAGTCCTCGGTGCCGTGGCAGTCGGGGATCACCGGTATCGCGTACAACCGCCGCAGGGTCGGCCGCGAGATCCGCCACGTCTCGGATCTGTGGGCCGACGACCTCAAGGGCCGGGTCACCCTGCTCTCCGGCCTGGACGAGGCGTTCGCGCTGCTCATGCAGGGCAACGGCGTCGACATCACGAAGTGGCGGGCCGACGACTTCCACCAGGTGTGCGATCAGGTCGAGAAGCAGGTACGCCGCGGCCAGATCCGCCGCTTCACCGGCAACGACTACATCAAGGACCTCGCCGGCGGGGACGTGCTGGCCTGCCAGGCCTACTCGGGCGACGTGATCCAGCTCCAGGCCGACGACCCCGACATCCGCTTCGTCGTCCCCGAGGAGGGCGCCGAACTGTGGGCCGAGTCGCTGATGATCCCCGACCTGGCCCGGCACAAGGCCAACGCCGAGAAGCTCGTCGACTACTACTACGAGCCCGAGGTCGCCGCCGAACTGGCCGCCTGGGTCAACTACGTCTGTCCGGTCCCCGCCGCCCAGGCCATCCTCGCCTCCTCCAAGGACAAGGACACCGCCGCCCTCGCCGAGGACCCGCTGATCTTCCCGGACACGACGATGCGCAGGCGTCTCGCGATCGCCCGCGACATCACCGCCACCGAACGCACGGAGTTCGCCAAGCGCTGGAACGCGATAGCCGGCCTGTGA
- a CDS encoding PucR family transcriptional regulator, giving the protein MTDRENPAHYLHGYAEILAAVSATGRRLTRVEIESRRALGEQAAEAGHGLRTLVSEHLTAARSAWPHSPGSVDIALTAVQQAIDAFAEGYERAQRQAVRQEEAARREFIDDLLYGRSDLGRLAERAERFGLRLSHAHAVAVAEGPAAYDEGDAVPRQVEHALIGRFGDRSILITTKDGRLLCVAPGHQDEILTCFAQQAHAATDGGRVAIGRPQPGAGGVVQSYEEALNTLELGERLGLDEPVLRSADLLVYPVLTRDRQAMADLVLDALGPLRTSRGGAQPLLDTLTAYFDCGCVAAEAARRLTLSVRALTYRLERIHKLTGANPADPAHRYMLQTAVIGARLLDWPAQDL; this is encoded by the coding sequence GTGACCGACCGGGAGAATCCCGCGCACTATCTGCACGGCTACGCCGAGATCCTGGCCGCCGTCTCGGCCACCGGCCGGCGCCTCACCCGCGTGGAGATCGAGTCCCGGCGCGCCCTGGGTGAGCAGGCGGCGGAGGCCGGACACGGACTGCGCACCCTCGTCAGCGAGCACCTGACCGCCGCGCGCTCCGCCTGGCCCCACTCACCCGGGTCCGTCGACATCGCGCTCACCGCCGTGCAGCAGGCGATAGACGCCTTCGCCGAGGGCTACGAACGCGCGCAGCGCCAGGCCGTTCGACAAGAAGAGGCCGCGCGCCGGGAGTTCATCGACGATCTCCTGTACGGCCGCAGCGACCTGGGCCGTCTCGCCGAGCGCGCCGAGCGCTTCGGCCTGCGGCTGTCCCACGCGCACGCGGTCGCCGTCGCCGAGGGCCCGGCCGCCTACGACGAGGGCGACGCGGTGCCCCGACAGGTCGAGCACGCGCTCATCGGCCGCTTCGGCGACCGCAGCATCCTGATCACCACCAAGGACGGACGACTGCTGTGCGTCGCCCCCGGCCATCAGGACGAGATCCTCACCTGTTTCGCCCAGCAGGCTCATGCCGCCACCGACGGCGGACGCGTCGCCATCGGCCGCCCTCAACCAGGAGCCGGCGGAGTCGTCCAGTCCTACGAGGAAGCGCTCAACACCCTGGAACTGGGCGAGCGCCTGGGCCTCGACGAACCGGTCCTGCGCTCTGCGGACCTGCTCGTCTACCCGGTCCTGACCCGCGACCGCCAGGCCATGGCCGACCTCGTCCTCGACGCCCTGGGACCGCTCAGAACAAGCCGCGGCGGCGCCCAGCCCCTCCTGGACACCCTCACCGCGTACTTCGACTGCGGCTGCGTCGCCGCCGAGGCCGCCCGCCGCCTGACCCTGAGCGTGCGCGCCCTGACCTACCGCCTGGAACGCATCCACAAACTCACCGGCGCCAACCCGGCCGATCCGGCCCACCGCTACATGCTCCAGACCGCGGTGATCGGGGCACGGCTGCTGGACTGGCCCGCCCAGGACCTCTGA
- a CDS encoding ATP-binding protein, whose protein sequence is MSPQQPPHRTTPSAPLLRLHLFNGFRATRDDGPALAERWPRPSARALVKLLAVSPAHRLHREQAMAVCWPDADPQAAAGSLRVALHAARHALEPELAPRASSSYLVSDGGLLHLDPATVWIDADEAETAARAALADGGIGELTGALERFTGEMLPEDRYARWADDRRARLTLLREQLLLRLAGEHLERGAPADAAAFAEQVLAASPAEELAHRFLIDAWLRQGLRRRAVHQYHVCRDTLDTELGVRPGPETERLHRLALAAAPAPVPATPLLPAPLRTGRGAPVLRGRDAVLERLLSADGPPVTFLTGEAGVGKTRLVGEVARRAASAGTAVLWGGGRDAEGHTPYGAFAEALEGWLAGHSAAERARVGAEYPELASFLPSLGQVGTTGERSPEEERDRLFRASAALLGDLAAVRPVLMVLDDLHAADTGSYQLLGHLARRSAERGTALRFLVTYREEELPDGDPRRSIVASLLRQRLSVREELGRLDKEACLAVVRDAATDMSRDDRALKVWELSLGNPLFALELAHGPADENGGGLAPEGVRGLVADRLVRLDADARRVVEALSVAGGDTALSELLDVAEHGLHPPVAGAAAADALEQAIAASLVEERSVVVAGRSEEGVAFRHPLVRLTCYEQLAAVRRRQLHAAFAQAVRRRRPDAVDTLASHFARADDPRAAEYLRRAAERAAALYANDTADRYYRDLVARLDVDAARARLAHAHVLRRMGHFEQAADALLLSLAEFERREDHDDAVLTSALLAETLVRTSATASARRTLREHPVTADTGPEPAAAHFLALSVVRCVQGRYTAGHEAARQALTAARNVPGASGLRLVARAFAMQAANLGLAGRFDQAREAGDQALAPAEAYGDPTLLGSVLSMLRENARRAGRLREAVEIGTRALGLAERSGDPTAAAFERGNLAELRLLLEEPGPALALAEQAVAGAEAYDAWCLPYALATLARVRVFAGAAREALPLLDRAEAVAAEFGDRQAEHEVRTARAELALRTGRPDQALRALDGHTEDAPVLVAWAELLSGRTEAALRLARAEAARAERTGERLTEVEARIVLGTSLSRLAPAREGAKELTRAESLARALPYPAGTRRLARARDLLREP, encoded by the coding sequence ATGAGTCCGCAGCAGCCGCCCCACCGCACGACCCCGTCGGCCCCTCTGCTGCGGCTGCACCTTTTCAACGGCTTTCGGGCCACCCGGGACGACGGCCCCGCACTCGCCGAACGTTGGCCCCGGCCCAGCGCCCGGGCCCTGGTGAAACTCCTCGCCGTGTCGCCCGCGCACCGCCTGCACCGCGAACAGGCGATGGCCGTCTGCTGGCCCGACGCCGATCCGCAGGCCGCCGCGGGCAGTCTGCGGGTCGCCCTGCACGCCGCGCGCCACGCTCTCGAACCCGAACTCGCCCCACGCGCCTCCTCCTCGTACCTCGTCTCCGACGGAGGGCTCCTCCACCTCGACCCCGCGACCGTGTGGATCGACGCCGACGAGGCCGAGACAGCGGCCCGCGCGGCCCTCGCCGACGGCGGGATCGGTGAACTGACCGGCGCCCTCGAACGGTTCACCGGTGAGATGCTCCCGGAGGACCGCTACGCGCGCTGGGCCGACGACCGGCGCGCCCGTCTCACGCTGCTGCGCGAACAACTGCTGCTCCGGCTCGCCGGCGAGCACCTGGAACGGGGTGCCCCGGCCGACGCGGCCGCCTTCGCCGAGCAGGTCCTCGCCGCCAGCCCCGCCGAGGAGCTGGCCCACCGCTTCCTCATCGACGCCTGGCTGCGCCAGGGGCTGCGCCGGCGAGCCGTGCACCAGTACCACGTGTGCCGCGACACGCTCGACACCGAACTCGGCGTGCGGCCGGGGCCGGAGACGGAGCGGCTGCACCGGCTCGCGCTGGCCGCGGCGCCCGCACCCGTCCCCGCCACCCCCCTGCTCCCGGCCCCGCTGCGGACCGGCCGCGGCGCGCCCGTGCTGCGGGGCCGCGACGCCGTGCTCGAACGGCTCCTCTCGGCGGACGGCCCGCCGGTCACGTTCCTCACCGGCGAGGCGGGCGTGGGCAAGACCCGGCTGGTCGGCGAGGTGGCACGGCGGGCCGCCTCCGCCGGTACCGCTGTGCTGTGGGGCGGGGGCCGGGACGCGGAGGGGCACACACCGTACGGGGCTTTCGCGGAGGCACTGGAGGGATGGCTCGCCGGGCACAGTGCGGCCGAACGCGCCCGGGTCGGCGCCGAATATCCCGAACTGGCCTCGTTCCTGCCGTCGCTGGGGCAGGTGGGAACGACCGGCGAGCGCAGTCCCGAGGAGGAACGGGACCGGCTGTTCCGGGCGAGCGCGGCACTGCTCGGCGACCTGGCCGCGGTGCGCCCGGTACTGATGGTCCTCGACGATCTGCACGCCGCCGACACCGGCTCGTACCAGTTGCTCGGCCATCTGGCCCGGCGGTCCGCGGAGCGGGGGACGGCGCTGCGGTTCCTGGTGACGTATCGCGAGGAAGAACTCCCCGACGGTGACCCGCGCCGCTCGATCGTGGCCTCGTTGCTGCGTCAGCGCCTGTCCGTGCGCGAGGAACTGGGCCGGCTCGACAAGGAGGCGTGCCTGGCCGTCGTCCGCGACGCGGCCACGGACATGTCGCGGGACGACCGGGCCCTGAAGGTGTGGGAACTCTCCCTCGGAAACCCGCTGTTCGCCCTCGAACTCGCTCATGGCCCGGCCGACGAGAACGGCGGAGGCCTCGCCCCCGAAGGTGTACGGGGGCTGGTGGCCGACCGGCTCGTACGGCTCGACGCGGACGCGCGCCGCGTCGTCGAGGCGCTCTCCGTGGCGGGCGGCGACACCGCGTTGTCCGAACTGCTCGATGTCGCCGAACACGGGCTGCACCCTCCGGTGGCCGGCGCCGCGGCGGCCGATGCCCTGGAACAGGCCATCGCCGCCTCGCTCGTCGAGGAACGGTCCGTCGTGGTGGCCGGGCGGTCCGAGGAAGGGGTGGCCTTCCGGCATCCGCTGGTCCGGCTGACCTGCTACGAACAGCTCGCGGCGGTCCGCCGCCGGCAACTGCACGCCGCTTTCGCGCAGGCGGTCCGGCGGCGCCGTCCCGATGCCGTCGACACCCTGGCCTCCCACTTCGCCCGCGCCGACGATCCGCGCGCGGCCGAATACCTGCGCCGCGCGGCGGAGCGGGCCGCGGCCCTGTACGCGAACGACACCGCCGACCGCTACTACCGCGACCTGGTGGCCCGGCTGGACGTCGACGCGGCCCGCGCCCGGCTCGCGCACGCCCATGTCCTGCGGAGAATGGGTCACTTCGAGCAGGCGGCCGACGCCCTGCTGCTCTCCCTGGCGGAGTTCGAGCGGCGCGAGGACCACGACGACGCGGTCCTCACCTCGGCCCTGCTCGCCGAGACCCTGGTCAGGACGAGCGCCACGGCTTCCGCCCGCCGCACGCTGCGGGAGCACCCGGTGACCGCGGACACCGGGCCGGAACCGGCCGCCGCTCACTTCCTCGCCCTGTCCGTGGTCCGCTGCGTCCAGGGGCGGTACACGGCCGGACACGAGGCCGCCCGGCAGGCCCTGACCGCGGCGCGGAACGTACCGGGAGCGTCCGGCCTGAGGCTGGTGGCCCGCGCCTTCGCGATGCAGGCCGCCAACCTCGGGCTCGCCGGCCGCTTCGACCAGGCACGCGAAGCGGGCGACCAGGCGCTGGCACCGGCCGAGGCCTACGGCGATCCGACGCTCCTCGGCTCGGTCCTGTCGATGCTGCGTGAGAACGCGCGCCGGGCGGGAAGACTGCGCGAGGCCGTCGAGATCGGGACCCGCGCGCTCGGCCTGGCCGAACGGTCCGGCGATCCGACCGCCGCCGCGTTCGAGCGCGGGAACCTCGCGGAACTGCGGCTGCTGCTCGAGGAACCCGGGCCGGCCCTCGCCCTCGCCGAACAAGCCGTGGCGGGCGCGGAGGCGTACGACGCCTGGTGCCTTCCGTACGCCCTCGCGACCCTGGCCCGCGTACGGGTCTTCGCGGGCGCGGCGCGGGAGGCGCTGCCCCTGCTGGACCGCGCGGAGGCGGTCGCCGCCGAGTTCGGGGACCGGCAGGCGGAGCACGAGGTGCGCACGGCGCGCGCCGAACTCGCCCTGCGCACCGGCCGCCCGGACCAGGCGCTGCGTGCCCTGGACGGTCACACCGAGGACGCGCCGGTCCTGGTGGCCTGGGCGGAACTCCTGTCGGGGCGGACCGAGGCCGCCCTGCGGCTCGCGCGCGCCGAGGCGGCCCGGGCCGAGCGGACCGGGGAACGTCTCACCGAGGTGGAGGCACGGATCGTCCTCGGGACCTCGCTGTCGCGGCTCGCCCCGGCGCGGGAGGGCGCGAAGGAGCTGACGCGGGCCGAGTCGCTGGCCCGGGCGCTGCCCTACCCGGCCGGAACCCGCCGGCTGGCCCGGGCCCGGGACCTGCTGCGTGAACCGTGA